DNA from Terriglobia bacterium:
CGCGAGATTGGAAGGAATCCCCCGATCATGGGGCAAATAACAGGAGCAGAGATAGATTTCAAGGAGAAACGATTATGGGGTCCCAAGCGATTTTGGAAAGATTGAAAAGAGAGCAGCTGCGCACTGATCTTCCCTCATTCAAGCCCGGCGATACGGTCCGCGTGCATGTAAAGATCAAGGAAGGGGACAAGGAGCGCGTCCAGGTGTTCGAGGGGACAGTGATTGCTGAAAACCGCCGGCTGAACCAGTCTACTTTCACCGTCCGAAAGATGTCCTTTGGCACGGGCGTCGAGCGCATCTTTCCTCTGCACTCTCCGGTGATCGACAAGATTGAAGTCGTCAAGAGCACTCAGGTGCGCCGGGCCAAACTATATTATCTGCGCCGGTTGCGTGGAAAGGCGGCGCGGTTGAAAGAAGAACGGTACACCGAACCCGAACCCATTGTGGCTGCGAACTAGAATCCACCTTGGCTCCCGGTCAGCGGCTGAACCCCGATGAATCAGGAGGCCACCCCAGGTTTGTGTTGTAGTCAGATCCCATGTGCGACTGGGACAGCGGGGGAACTGGACGAGGAACCTGTCCCCCGGAGGAGGTCAGATCCGTCGATCGATCTGGATTTCTCGATCGACGGCCTTTTGTGAACGATGGGTGTCGCCCTTTGACCTGATCCTCCACCAATAATTTTCTCATCCTCGTATTCTTTCCAGCTGAAAAGTGCTTTTTCCCATCCATCGTCCCCTCGATTGAGCGACAGGAGCAAGCGTGCGCCAAAAGAAGCACAGTTCCTGCTCCACTTGTACCAGCCGCTATGAAGAAGAGGTCTATCGCATGGGATATTCCCGTGTCGCCGGCCTCGATGAAGTAGGACGGGGGGCCTTGTCAGGGCCAGTCCTGGCAGCGGCTGTGATCCTGGATCCAGCGCACATTCCTGAAGGAATTGATGATTCCAAGAAGCTTTCACCCGATCGGCGGGAGGTGCTTTTCAGGGAAATCGTGGACTCTGCCTTGAGCTGGGGGGTCGGACAGATTGACCCTGAAGCCATCGATCAGGAAGACATCCTCAAGGCCACACTCCGCGCGATGGCTCTGGCGGTTTCAAAACTCTCCCCCTGCGCCGATTTTCTACTGATTGATGCGGTCCGGTTGCACGCCGTCGACCTGCCCCAGAAATCGATTATCAAGGGCGACACTCTTTCGGTTTCCATCGCGGCGGCTTCGATTGTCGCCAAGGTGACGCGCGACGCGATCATGATGGAATTTGACCGCCTTTATCCACAATATTACTTCCGACAGAATAAGGGCTACGGAACACGCGAACATTTGGAATCATTGCGCCGATTTGGCCCCTCACCGATTCATCGGAGAACCTTTCGGCCGGTCTTCCAAAGGGACATTCCGTTTTCCCATGCCGGAGAGTGACGTCCTCGATTCGAGCCAGCCCCTGGGGACTGCACAAAGAAATTGCGACCCCGCCCCCTTTCAGCTATAGTCTTGGGAACTGGGGTTGTTGGCCTATGGCCCGTGTTGTCTGAAGTCTCAGAGCCGGAAAGGGTTGGATCGAACTCCGGCGTCAGGTAAGGGAGCCCAAACTGCCTTGAATAAAGCCAAAATACTCAAGAACGCAGAAAAACACGTGATGCAAGGCAGGCTTCACTCGGCGATTTCAGAATATAAGAAGATCATCGAAGCCGATCCCAACGACCTCCCGATCCTCAACACCATTGGTGACCTCTACGTCCGTCTCGGCAAGACGGATGAAGGGCTTAAATTCTTCAACCAACTGGCGGACGCGTATCTCGAAAGCGGCTTCAAAGTAAAAGCGATCGCAATTTACAAGAAGATCACCAAGCTCGATCCGGGGGGGATTGAACCAAGACGCCATTTGGCTGAGCTCTATGCCCTGCAGGGACTGATGAGCGATGCCAGGGGACAGTATCTCCAATTGGTAGATGCTTATCTGGCGGAATCACGGTCGGATCTGGCTGCCGACGCGCTTCGTAAACTCCTGATTGGCGATCCCGACAACACGGCGATCCTCACGCGGTTGGTCGCGGTGGAAGTGCGCCGGGGAAACAAGGACAGCGCCCTCAATTTGCTCCTGGCCTCGACAGAACGATTACGCAAGAGCGGGCAGTTGGTTGAAGCGAAGGAAATGCTCTCCCGAGCGGAAGAAATCGATCCCGAAAGCCTTAGCCTGAAGACGGTTCTCGCGAAAATCAGGTTTGCCGAAGGGCAGCATGACGAAGCGATTGCGATGCTCTGGAAGATGGACCCGGAGCGGACCTCGACGGAGGTTCAAATCTCCCTGTGGGAATGCTTGCTTGAAGCTGACCACTTGGAGGAAGCCGGCGACGTGGCCCAGCATCTCTTCGAGATCGATTCGGTGCACTATCCATTGCTGTTTACGCTGACGGATCGCTACATCGCCTCTTCCAATTTCGAGCGTGTCGTCCAGATTCTGAATCCGCTGATTGAGTCTCCCTTGATTGACACCTTCGGGGCCCGGATCGCAGAGACTCTTCAGAAGATCCTCTCCGAACAACCGGATTATTTTCCCGCCATTGAACGCACCGTTAAGGTCAATCACAAGTTAGGTCAATCGCATCTGCTTTCGCTCTCGCTGGAACACTTAGCGAGCTACCACCTCAAGCAGGAAAATTTTGCGGCTGCCATGTCTGCTTACCAGGAGTTGCTGGATATTGATCCCACGAATGCGATTGTCCGGCAGGGTATTGCGCGGCTTCAAAGGCAGATGGATTCCCACGGAGGAGCAGAATCTGTCCCGGTGAGCGAGGAGACCGCAGAAGGGACCCTTCAAGAGTTTATGGAGCATTCGCTCGAGAAGCGTGAAGAGCTGGATACTAAGGAATTCACGCTTTCAGAACCCCCCCCCGTGACTTCGGAGGAAGAGGCCCCCGAAGAGAAAGAGGAGCAACCCGTTTCTGTCGAAGAAGTCTCGGTAGAACCGACTCCTTCTCAGAAGCCCCGGGCAGCAAGTACGCTTACATCGGAAGAGACCAATGAGTTAGTGAACGGCTTGATTCTGGAAGGCGAATTGTTGATGGGATACGGCCTTTTGAAGCGGGCCGGACAGCTGTTTGAGGAACTGCTTCGAATCTCTCCAGATCACCCGGTGGCATTGAGACAGTTGGTCGAGATTTACTCCTCGATGGGGAAGATGAATGAAGCTGCAGCCTGTTGTACGAAGCTCTCGGACGCGGCGATCCAGAATGGACACCGCGAGGAGGCCCGTCAGTGGGCCGAGAAGGCAGCTGAGTTCACCACGGTCCCTGCCTCCAAGGCAGTGGAAGAGGAAACCCCACCCCCCCCAGTGCCTGAGACCGTGAAGAGCGAAGAAGCGCACAAGCCCTCCGAAGGGGAGATGGTGTACGACCTGTCGAGCGAACTGGAGGAGATGGTGACGCCGGCCGCTACCCCAGAAGAGCCGAAGGCCGAACCCGTCGCTGAGGCTCCGGAGGCTGGGATCATCAAGGAAGAAGAGGCACTTCGGGAGACTCTTGAGGAAATTGATTTTTATGTTGAGCAAGGGTTCTGGAACGAGGCCCGCACCCTGATCGAAAAAGGGTTGAAGGGTTTTCCGGAGTCCCAGCCCCTCCTTGCCCGCCTGGAGCGCTGTGACAATGCACCGGAGGCGGTGACCTCGGAGGAAGTAGCGACTCCAGAGGCGGCCGTGGAGGAGGGGCCTGAGGTAACACCCCCTTCAACACCCCTTTCAACAACCCCGCCGGCAGCCCTCGTCTCTGAAGTCCCGCTCGAGTCTTTAATAGAACCGGGGCCGCCGGCTGAAGTGGCTCCGATAAGCGAACCGGTCGCTCAGGCGCCTGTGTCTGCTGAGGCCACCCCGTCCCAGGGACTCGGGGACCTTTTTGCGGAATTCAACATCGTCGAGAGCCCTATCGATGCCAGTGGAGATTTCAACACCCACTACAATCTCGGAATCGCGTTTCGGGAAATGGGTCTGCTGGAAGAGGCGATCGCGGAAGTCCAAAAGGCCATCTCCATTCTGAACCCTCGCGAACAGAAACAGGATTATCTCAGTGTGTGCAGCCTGCTGGGTCTGTGCCTGGTCGAAAGCAAGAATTATCCGGAGGCGATTGAATGGATGGTACGCGGCTTGTTGGCTTTGGGAGATCTAGAGAAGAATGATGAGTACCTCAGCCTCGAGTATGACCTGGCAAACGCATACCAGTTGGCGGGGAATACTGAACGCGCCAGGGAGATTTTTCAGAAAATTCAAAGCGAGAACCCAAGGTTCCGCGATATCGAGAAGCGGCTGCAGTCGTTGCACCAGCCCAAACTCTCGAATTAGGTTCTAACAACTCAGACGGCGGTTCTCGGATCCCATGCCCAAGAGGTTCCCTAGCGTTCTGTTGAGCGTCTTTTTTGCGGAAATGGGTTTATTACTGATCGTTTTTCCCTGGATTGAGATCTGGGAAAGGAATTTTTTTACGCGATTGTCGCCGACCCTAACCTCGGTCTTGCTGAATTATTTTTTCCGAGGAGCCATCTCGGGATTGGGAATCATCAACCTCTGGTTCAGCCTTTCAGAAATCCTCAGCATTGGGAAGTCCTTTTCTGAAATTGAAAAATAAGCCACCCCATCGCAATCTCCACCGCCCGTCGGGTTTCTCTTCTCAACCCATCCTCTGCTATGTAACGGACCGATCGTCTGTAGGCGAGAGAAAACTCCTGGGCCGGATCCGCGAGGCATTGGAGTCGGGAGTCGATTGGGTGCAGTTGCGCGAGAAGGGGACTCCAACGAGCGAATTAATCGAGATTGCCGAAAAAGTGGTCCAGTTGCCACACGAAAGTCATCAGAAAATGATTCTAAATGATCGATTGGACGTTGCCCTTGCGTGCGGGTTCGATGGGGTCCACCTCGGGGGAACCTCGTTTCCGGTGGGGGCGGTTCGAGGAAGGGTTCCTGCCGGGTTCATTGTGGGCGCCTCTATCCATCATTTGGATGAGGCGGTGACAGCTGAACGCGAGGGAGCCAATTACGTCATCTTTGGGCCGATTTTCGCCACTCCCTCCAAGTTGAAGTACGGCCCCCCGCAAGGTGTTCAGAGACTCCATGCCGTCGCTTCTCTGCTCTCAATTCCGGTTCTGGCAATCGGAGGAATCTCTTTGGCGAATTATCAGGATTGTTTGAAGGCCGGGGCAGAAGGGATCGCAGCTATTTCGCTTTTTCAAAGCTCCCGTTCCATAAGGAAGGTGGTCTCCCGCCTTCGTGTCGCAAAGTTCCAGCTCGATGCTCCCGAGTTAGAGTAAACTTCCGATCAATCCTCTCTGGATGGCTTCCTGAAAGTTCCTCCACCGATTTCCACCTGGAGTGATCCGGGGCGCGTGCCCAAGCCCGGAGAGGCGTTTGGTGTCCTTCGTTGCAGAGGGGTTGTACTACCTCGAAATCGAGCCGGGGATCGTCCTCAGATCTCCAGCACCAGGCTTGGCATTCCGACCCCTGGCGAGTATGATGAAAGGTTCTGACCGCTGTATTTTGTTGCTCGAGCGTCATCGGTAAACATGAGGTTGGAACCGAGGAGGAATCAGGAATGGCCCACCCACGGTGTCTGACACTTTCGGGCTTTGTTCAAGAGCACCTTCAGAAATTGCAGAATCTCACGGCCGAAAGGGTATTTTCGAGGAACGAAGTCATCTATTTTATGGGCGATCCCGCCGATGAAATCTATCTGATTAACAGTGGAAGAGTCAAGATTACACGCGTTTCGCTTTCCGGGAAGGAAAAAATCATTGATATCTATGAGACGGGGGACTTTTTTGGAGAGCTCTGCCTTTGCGAAAACAGCAGAAGGACCGATCAGGCGGTTGCGCTCGGTGGCGTCAAGGTGCTCTCATTCAAGATCAGCAGACTCCTGGACATGATTTCGAAGGATCCCGGAGCGGCCTTGGAATTGCTGATGTTCTTCTGTCAGAGACTTTCCGAAGCCCAGGCCCAGATCGAAACGCTGGCATTCGATAATATCCCCCGCCGACTGGCGAAAGAACTGCTGAAGATGAGCCGTGGAGGGGGTGAGAAAGTCGCCAATGGAATTTGCGTGAAACAATATCTCACGCACGAGGAACTCTCCCAATTGGTCGGGACGTCGAGAGAAATTATCACGATGGTGATGAATCAGTTTCGTCGCCAAGGTCTCGTGGTCTACACGCGAAAAAGTCTCGTCGTCAATCCCGCAAAAACCGAACGCTACCTGGGACAACAATCCTTTTAATATTTATACTAGCCCGCCCTCTGGAATTGGATTTCCTCGAACGGCGGGATTCGCCCTTTGAGCCCGGTTTTCTAACCTTTTTCGCCAACAGATCTCCCCAAAATCCAATAATCGAGCAGTCACTATTGCCATGATGGGGTATCGAAATACCGGCTATATTCCGGTATCCTTGTTGAAAAGTGAACTTAGCCTGCCTTCTTGACCAGGGATCGCCGCGCCGGAACGTTCGAATCCTGAGAATGAAATAAAGGTCCTTCGCTTTCATAGGTTTACAAAATTGAACAAAAAAAGTGCAAACTGCTCTAAACTCTAGTAATTTCCAAGTTTGCGGGGACGGGAATCTACTTTTCCACAAAGATTTCCACACAATTGTGGAAATCAAAATTGAACATCGTGTTCAAAATACGACTTTTAGGGAGACGGCGCAACTTGTCCGCATAAGTTTCCCCCCGCTGGGTGTCTCGAATCCCCCTTGAAACACGACAGTCTCTGTCGGGAAGGCTATTTAATCGAACAATTCAGCGGAGAAAATCCTCAACCGCGTCGAGAATCTTGAACGCGTCAGCCCCAGTGACTCCGGCTTGAGGGATGAAGCGATCGTTGGAATCGAGTTGCATCAGATGCAACGTAACCACTCGTGCAATAGCGTCACGATTCGGATTTGTGC
Protein-coding regions in this window:
- the rplS gene encoding 50S ribosomal protein L19, translated to MGSQAILERLKREQLRTDLPSFKPGDTVRVHVKIKEGDKERVQVFEGTVIAENRRLNQSTFTVRKMSFGTGVERIFPLHSPVIDKIEVVKSTQVRRAKLYYLRRLRGKAARLKEERYTEPEPIVAAN
- a CDS encoding ribonuclease HII, producing MRQKKHSSCSTCTSRYEEEVYRMGYSRVAGLDEVGRGALSGPVLAAAVILDPAHIPEGIDDSKKLSPDRREVLFREIVDSALSWGVGQIDPEAIDQEDILKATLRAMALAVSKLSPCADFLLIDAVRLHAVDLPQKSIIKGDTLSVSIAAASIVAKVTRDAIMMEFDRLYPQYYFRQNKGYGTREHLESLRRFGPSPIHRRTFRPVFQRDIPFSHAGE
- a CDS encoding tetratricopeptide repeat protein encodes the protein MNKAKILKNAEKHVMQGRLHSAISEYKKIIEADPNDLPILNTIGDLYVRLGKTDEGLKFFNQLADAYLESGFKVKAIAIYKKITKLDPGGIEPRRHLAELYALQGLMSDARGQYLQLVDAYLAESRSDLAADALRKLLIGDPDNTAILTRLVAVEVRRGNKDSALNLLLASTERLRKSGQLVEAKEMLSRAEEIDPESLSLKTVLAKIRFAEGQHDEAIAMLWKMDPERTSTEVQISLWECLLEADHLEEAGDVAQHLFEIDSVHYPLLFTLTDRYIASSNFERVVQILNPLIESPLIDTFGARIAETLQKILSEQPDYFPAIERTVKVNHKLGQSHLLSLSLEHLASYHLKQENFAAAMSAYQELLDIDPTNAIVRQGIARLQRQMDSHGGAESVPVSEETAEGTLQEFMEHSLEKREELDTKEFTLSEPPPVTSEEEAPEEKEEQPVSVEEVSVEPTPSQKPRAASTLTSEETNELVNGLILEGELLMGYGLLKRAGQLFEELLRISPDHPVALRQLVEIYSSMGKMNEAAACCTKLSDAAIQNGHREEARQWAEKAAEFTTVPASKAVEEETPPPPVPETVKSEEAHKPSEGEMVYDLSSELEEMVTPAATPEEPKAEPVAEAPEAGIIKEEEALRETLEEIDFYVEQGFWNEARTLIEKGLKGFPESQPLLARLERCDNAPEAVTSEEVATPEAAVEEGPEVTPPSTPLSTTPPAALVSEVPLESLIEPGPPAEVAPISEPVAQAPVSAEATPSQGLGDLFAEFNIVESPIDASGDFNTHYNLGIAFREMGLLEEAIAEVQKAISILNPREQKQDYLSVCSLLGLCLVESKNYPEAIEWMVRGLLALGDLEKNDEYLSLEYDLANAYQLAGNTERAREIFQKIQSENPRFRDIEKRLQSLHQPKLSN
- the thiE gene encoding thiamine phosphate synthase produces the protein MKNKPPHRNLHRPSGFSSQPILCYVTDRSSVGERKLLGRIREALESGVDWVQLREKGTPTSELIEIAEKVVQLPHESHQKMILNDRLDVALACGFDGVHLGGTSFPVGAVRGRVPAGFIVGASIHHLDEAVTAEREGANYVIFGPIFATPSKLKYGPPQGVQRLHAVASLLSIPVLAIGGISLANYQDCLKAGAEGIAAISLFQSSRSIRKVVSRLRVAKFQLDAPELE
- a CDS encoding Crp/Fnr family transcriptional regulator gives rise to the protein MAHPRCLTLSGFVQEHLQKLQNLTAERVFSRNEVIYFMGDPADEIYLINSGRVKITRVSLSGKEKIIDIYETGDFFGELCLCENSRRTDQAVALGGVKVLSFKISRLLDMISKDPGAALELLMFFCQRLSEAQAQIETLAFDNIPRRLAKELLKMSRGGGEKVANGICVKQYLTHEELSQLVGTSREIITMVMNQFRRQGLVVYTRKSLVVNPAKTERYLGQQSF